Genomic window (Cololabis saira isolate AMF1-May2022 chromosome 10, fColSai1.1, whole genome shotgun sequence):
CACACAGCACTGACGCTGCCTAGTGTTTCACTAGATTTAGAACAACTGTGTTTCATTCTGGTTGCTGTTTGGCTTCAGGAAATATTAACTTTTGATTTACTGCCCCCATAAAAGCATCATACACTCCCACCGTCACCCATGACATCGATTAAGACTGATTATCTTCAGCAGGGAATTAGACCGAGACTTCTGTTCATTAGTTTGTGTTTCCTTTTATGTCTTTAACTAGTATGGAAaaataattttagttttttcggTTTTTCATTATTCCCGTTTCCTCTCTGGAACTGCCCTGTACTCGAAGGCACTTTGTTAGTACAATTAAAACAGATAACGATTTCTCTTTACTATGAATGATTCACAAAGCATGTTGACATTTGATATGTTAGTTGATTTGATCAACTGTAGACTTACAACacagtgtttttatttctttatgtctttatttatttgtgtttttgcacTTAAACATTATGTGAAGGAACATCAGGTGTTTCAAATATTGATATTGATCAGTATGTATTGCTGGGAGTTGAAGGCTTTAAAATAGCTTACTTATAATAGTCATGATGACACATAAATAGAATAAAGGAGCTCAAagtatttcaaaaatatttataCAATGAAACTGATTGTAATACATCAGGTTTTTGAGTAGTTTTACTTTGAAAGCGAATGCAGCAGTATTCTATCTGTGTAGCAGCCTTAACTGATGGAGAGCTGTGAATGAGGTGTCTGTGGTGGCGGTCTGGTTCATCAGCAGTCCTGTGCTTCCCCCAGCCTGCCAGACAGCAAACATGCAGCTCACAGACACAAACCTGACCACAGAAAGCCAGTCAGCAGCTTACTGGCAGCTTACTGGCAGCTCAGCCACAAAAACTGACAGATTTTAAGCTACAAAACacttgtagaaaaaaaaaatgtctcgaGCTCCTGGTTCATATCAGTCCACCTTTCCacggatgaaaaaaagaaaaatgtgaatattatcAAAAAATACCAGGATTTCTGCATTCAAAGAGATCAAgacacatttttgttttaattttttactGGTGACAGAATGGTAACAGTACAAACCGCAAAGTAATGAGTAGATAAAACCTTAGAAATTAATTCAGACTCAGTTTATGGAATATTTTCACAAATCAGTCAAATATCCATGAATTTGCAACAAGAGTTAAGTACATACTTTCCTGCTAAGGGGCgacactatgaaacaatacaAATGCAGAAGTGCAGTTCGTTCAATGACCACTGGGGGGTGGCTGAAAAAAGTGAGTCAGTATCCACTGATGGCCTTTTAAAAATGTCCAGCTTCACAGCAGGGGGTGGGGACATACTTATAGCCTTGTACTAGCAAAGGGTAataagaatataaagaataagaTCTTGATTTGCCATTTGTACACAAACACTCAAGGTCACGTAGGAACTCTTGTGCGTTACTCAGGAGTCAGAACAGGAGTCACTATAAAATGGATACACACtatcaaattaaataaacaaacagtaCAGTCAATAGacaaataaaatagattaaCAATACACTCTATTGACCTTATGCACTCAAGTTACATATTGCACTTGGAGAGACACTTATTATTACACAGAGCCTCAGTGAGGTAGTTGGTGTGAAGAGTCCCCGTTGTTTCTAAAAATGTGCCGTCAGGCTGACGGTGGCAGGAAGAAGCTGCTTCTAGGGTGAGTTATGATGCTGTCTGCTCTGCAGCGTCTCAGAGTCTatggtgtgtttgtgtttgaaggTGGAGTGTGTTGGATGGCTTGTGTCCTTGTACATGTTCGGAGCCGTCTttctgcagcatgttttgtaAATAGCATCCATGGATGGAAGTTCAACTCTGATTATATTCTCTGCCATTTTGACTGATCTTTGGAGACCTTTCTTCTCTGCCTGGATGATGTttccgaaccagacagtgatgctGCCGTTGGAGAGGGTCTCCACGAGCCCTCTGCAGGCTTGTGAGAGGGGccgctgcctccccccagcTTTCCTGAGCAGTCGGCTGAAGtagattcttttcttttctgagcCTTTTTCACTGTCATGATGAATTCACTGAACTCGACCTCCAAGCTGTACAATGATACCGAACAGAGTACGGCTTGTTGTGCTGGTAATTGTACTAACAGACCATCATGACTGGTTCTGGGTTGACCTGGAATGGTTTGTGGATAAACCAGAACAGATTTTTCCATGAGCTTAGcttagttaaaggagcttgaggcaggatttatgtatatgttttaagttttctagtaataatgtcagatgaagcgttccaaaccaaaaagaatgagccctctagtgtatctctccgttgccttgaacaggctgtgtgctgcaaaatgcgctgcaattccgggcccgaatttcccgcgctgtcctgcggatgtgacgtcaaatgatgctgcatgcgcgttctccccgttctcccgtgccggctccACTGTTGGCtacagtacccccgacggtcgTTGTGGTGCTAATGaatctcatttcttattcttgcctcaagctcctttaatgttaaCCTGCTAACAGGGCTGTTAAAAAGCTCCGCTGAATgacaggtgaacaagccagttaGATTGCTGCACTGCCAGCAGCTCAGGTTTGTTGCCTAGAGTTCACATCTCCAGCGCTGGAGACATGAGATGCAGCTACTGGTTGATCTGTGGTATCAGGGCCGccacaaggggtgtgcgaaccgtgcgaccccaaggggcctcgcgctatgggccgtttttgaaaaaaaaaaaaaatttaattttttttttttttttcgttttttttttcagtttttcccttataaatataaaCAGTCACGtcccattacagacctaaatgtgtactagtctgtgcatatcaataaatatatgtgcaatgatgcgcgtgtctgttgttcaatacaactgcgtcagaccaagcgcagacacaagctgctctgatccagacgggtggaatgtatcacaaactgtcacacaatgtcgagagaacgagaaagattcaggaaatttccatcaggggatgaaaaaagaaaaaaaactaaagaaaattgaagagtttaatgcctctctgaaaggctcgtttgagaaatttgttagaaaaatcaccaatccgaccgggtctcaagcagccatggaGCCCCGCGTCAaggcaagtcaaatgatgatgtggcaggggaaggtatccagtattttgctaattggagagttaaaattgcgcatatagacacctgatccgacccgaaaaacccaaaaatgtcccgcccgaaaaacccaaaaatgtcCCGCCCcctggccatttcgcacagggcctcgcaaatctcccagacggctctgtgtGGTATTATAAAGTCTTTGGCATTATATGTGCATTTGTTTGGCCTAGGGGTAAGTCTATTGTTAGGTATATTCAAACAAATAATCAAATTTCCACTTCGCATAGTAATTTGCTTTTGTATAAATTAAAGACGTTTTCTAAAAGCCACATTATTAGTGTTGCCACTGTTGCTAAACTGTAATACATGAGGCTCATAAGGCCCTCCGGTGGGCAAAATGTCAATCTAAAAGTCTCAATCATGTGGCCCTGcgcttctcaacctttccccgaccctgcacctaacctggggcttgctgatcgggctggagcttcgggagctccgtgctggcctgcggtccccacccctggtcatcccgttgctgcttccacctgcctgctgtgctgttgacgtccccgacccccagtctggccctcggcaggagggtccccccttacgagcctggtcctgctccaggtttcctccctcctaaaggggagtttttcctgccactgtttggcttaaggcttttctcccactaggggagtttttacctgccattgtttatgtaataactgctcggggggtcatgttctgggtctctggaaagtgtctagagacaacttttgttgtattagacgctatataaataaaattgaattgaattgaattgaattgaattgaattgaattgaattgaattgaattgaattgaattgaattgaattggttgGAACTAGTTATTCTATAAACTGCACGGTGTAATAAGTTGATATGGTTTAGTGATAATGTTGTTTAGAAAAGATAATATATTCTTATTGCTATAAACTTTTAAATTCTGTATTTGTATTACAGAAACCACACAATTAAGTTATTTGTATCCTGACCGTAGCGCTTCAACCCAAACTGTTAGGAATTGATACGGATTAAGCTGGCATAGTTCTTATATAAGCTTAGGATACAGTTGTGTTGGTGCAGTTGTAGAGATGGTGAGACTAGTTGAGGTCCAGGAGGACTCATGCATTCCTTTCTTGTTGTAAATGTAACACAAGCTGCTAGAGGATGCTGTAAACTCAGGTTTTTGGTGAACCACATCTGCATATAAAATAGAAATGACAGACTCAAGGATGACACCAAAGGGGAAAAACTGCAAACATCTGAGATACTTTAAGGTACTAATTAGTAACCTCCAGTTTCATTAAATTCACTGGGGCAGTTCATTAAATTAAAGTTTATTAAATCAGTTTCTGGCTATAAATTTGTGCTTTAAGGGTTTCTGTAGTGCTGAGTgctgttttcatttaaaaatgctTCTGGACCAACACAAATCACATGTTTTCACTGAATTTTATTAAGATTAATGAGATCCTCTATGTTTCCAGTTTGTGGAATAAATATTAAGATTCTTCATTTCCATGTGATGAGAATtttactttagttttttttcttttaattaaaacaTTTCTAATTACAGCAAAAATAGCAGTTAAAAGGAAGTATTCTGATTGTACATTTAGTGTTTTGCTATATAGGGGCGATGTGAACTTTGATTTAGAAATGATTTATGCTCATGTGCATAAAATATCATCACATCAcattatttatgttaatgtgcAGGCAAACAGTTACTATGCTATAAACAGATATTTAGTTCTTCTCGTGCATAAACAAACAGAGAAACTCATCTGGGTTTGACCTTCAGGTCACCACAACTATAACATTTCAAATGTAAGATCTTTTTGGAACAAAATCAGCAAGCATTCCTCCTCTCTCTGTCAAACACGGCGCCATCTTTCGTCGTATTTCCACTGCTGCTCAGAGAGTCTTGACACAGCCCTGCTGCCTGCTGGGAATCATCCTGGTCACGTCGATGTTGTTGGTGGCAAACGTGTCCCTGGCTTTCTCGATGGTGGCGTCAGGCAGGCTCCGGTTTCGGCCCAGAATCCAGGCAAAGTCTACGTGGAAGAGCCTGAGGACGTCCGTGCAGGAATACACCAGGGCAAAGTTCACATAGTCAGTGGACACGATCCAGTAAGGAGAGTAGGGAAGGACTGTGTCCAAcagagagacggagagagaggaTGTAAAAACAATCCCAGAGCAGGCATCACAAACTAAATCAGGTCTCTAATATTTAATGTCTACACAGGACTGACAAATCTTCCAACATATTGTCCCGCTTACCGTAGGAATAAGTTATTCCAAGTTTGGCTGGATTCTTCATATCTTCTATGACTCCGGTCCCTTCGATTTTCCTCACCTCTCCTTTTCTGTTTCattccacacacacatacatttctTGTTGAAACTGTGCACATATTACCCCTCAACCTCTACATTCGCGCAGATGAAATGCACATCGGGACTCACAGTATTTCAGAGCTGGCCACTCGAATGGAGTTGTCTGTCCTCAGGGTGAAATTGGTTTCGATGCAGCGGCCTTTCTCAAACTGGGCTGGGAGTTTGGCAATTTCAAACCACCTCCCCATGAACTGTGAGGGCACGAACAAAGAGACTATTAGGAATGTGAAACGAGAGTGTGAATAACTCCACATACAGTAGTGGTGGCAATTAAAAACTTAGGTGGCCTTCACAGACATTTCTTTAAGCTCCAAATTCTTATACATGCAGTTTTAACCTTCTTATCTTTTTCCTATCCTTTGGTGTCTTATTTACTGAACTATTTTctatattgttttgtttttcttctttattctgTGGAAAACAGAGAAGTCAGTTATATATTGCCCCACTTTCAACTCGAATGTAAGATCGTGACATACTGTAGCTTTTATTTCTGAGAAGAAGAAATAACGTCTAATGTCTTGTTATTTATGATTTCATAGTTATACAttcttacttttttctctttaaatgattatttttttctgttaacaCGTCTCCACAGGCAGATTCCCCCTCAAGGGACAAACAGATAATAGTCATTATGAACTATATATCTTTCATCAACTGCACAGAAATACAGACTGTACATGGTCAAGAAAAGTATTTCTTTATAGGTTTGGATCCTTTGACATTCTTTATAGACCATTAgtacctttcttttttaatattgtCAAAAATAATACAGAGACAGACAAGATCATTCTGCAGTGACATTTCCATGACAACATGTTATGTATGTGTGTTGTTAACATTTTCTGACTGCAAAATAAGAATCAAATACATTTACATACCTGTATATTAAGGCCTGAAAATGGCTGATTGAATAAAAGCCAGATGAAATTTGAGTTTACATGACACAGACGAATAATGTAGGGAAGAGTTATCCCTAAAAGCGGCTTTGttatcttttcttctctttttaattgGTTAGGAGGAAGTTTGCAGCCAGTTTAATCACTATATTGGGCTGTTAGTTACCTGTTTGAGGCTGAAGGCGGGCTGGACTCCGGGTTCTGGACACGGGCCCCAGTGGGGAACCTGAGCTCGGATGAGCGGGAGGACGAGTCCAAAGACCAGAACAAAATATAACTTCATTGTTGAGACGCCCTGTTACCTGCAGAAAGATACACAGTCAGAGTCAACGATCTCACCTCATCATTGAAGAATCACACCTTTAAATAGGAAAATGACttcttcacacaaaaacgttcTGATAGTAATCCTTTTACCTGCTTGTCCTGCAGGGTGGATATCTGCTTCCTCGCTAGATCCTGGTGTTTGACTGGAAGATGTGGTTCTCTGCAAGGTTTTGCCGTTCTGCAGCTCCGTGTCATCAATGGGAGTCTTTGTGTTGAGCCATCTTTATTTCAGACATGAAGTAAACTATTAGCAAATTGGAGTCAGGGGGGACATACCAGTGGAAATGCTATAAAAcaatcaggaagttcttctGCATGAGGTCGGCAGGAGTTAAATTATTTTGTCTGGCTTTGTTTACGTTGTCGTTGTCACTTCTTTTTCATTACTGCATTTGTTTGCCTGCATGATGTTTTTGTGCCGTAGACAAACCGTATCCTAAAAATGCGTAAAAGCATTTCAAAGTAGAGGAAAACAATTATGATTGCATTTGAAAGGGCTTGATTTGGGCATCGTCACAGAAAGCACTGTCCATCTGGAAATCCttgttacagaaaataaattttTATTAAAAACGGATGCCATTTCCCCCCAAGGACCAGGTTCTTATGCCATATCAGCCctctttgaatttattttatgttgttttgttgcTTGAGttcatttgtattttgtttGTACTTCAGCGCCTTCATGATTGCAGCAGTAAAACAAAAGACTTTAATTACTTATGAACAAATGCCAAAACAAAGGCAATGCTGATGAAGTGAATCCAAAAACCGAAATCCAAGCAAACAAGAAAGGCAAACAAAGAGTCTAACTGTGACAAGGATCTtgacatgaaaataaaagtacataaaaaaaGAGCACAAATACTCAGGGGGATAGCTACAAATGCTGATACAACTGACATCTGGTGTGGAATGAGAACAGAAAGCAAAACTTTCCATATAAAGATAATTAAATtacaagacaaaaataaaaccaatttcaaaCTGTGGTGAAGAAGAAAACACAACCAAACCCTAGGTCGTCCATGGTGACGGGAGCTGCCAGGACAAAGATGTCATGAACTGGTGGCAATGtaacttatttttttgtacTGTAAGCTTTTAAACTGATTTGTTTATTGACAACTAAAGTAAATAACTTAGGGCTGGACATCTGATGCATGTACTGAACAAAAATAAAGTATAAGCCAGTAGTTGCTGATACCCAGAGATCACACAATAATTGACCAATTAcagtcaattcaattaaattaaattcatttttatttatacagcgtctATTATAATACAAATTGTCTCTTGGCGCTTTCCTGAGACCTAGAACATGACCCcctagcaattattacatagacaatggcaaggaaaaactctcctttaggagcaggacctggctcataaggggggaccctcctgccgaaggacAACCGGGAAAAGGGAGATcagaaagagaggatgaagaacagagaaaagagACGCACGGATATATTGTCAATGatacaaaagacaagatatattagtataaaaTATGTGTTAACTGGAGAACTAAGAGCTCTATGTACATATTACTGATACATGGTGAGATGGTGTACTACAGGGAGCAggcactgaggtggtcagaggaccggactgcaggtcagcatgcagcccTGGAAgtgcaaacatgtacagaagaggAAAAGATGGGGCAgtccagcacaacaaactaccagaacaatggagaacaattatggttatgagatacttcgaTTAATAACTGTGGATGATTgagctgaagaaaggaaagagaagaggaagagaagaagaaaaaggggagggCTGCCGGATGGGGATGGGCTTCTAAGCAAGTTGCTTCAGCCAAATCCTTTTTTGATTGAAAGCGAAACAATTAAATTATGTATTATTTctgaataaacaaaataaacttaattcattcattcatcatgtcgtggtcccccccccccctccctgggGTAgatctatagcagcatatctgcaACGATATGCTGCATCCCCCGTGTAGAGTCCAGCATCACAGGGGTCCCTGATTAGTCCCCTTGTAAATAATTAgtctagtttgtttgttttattacatttttaacaCTTTTCTGTCCATCTACAGCTGGAGAGAGAGGACTCAGTCCAAGATCGATTGCATTATTGTTGATGCACAAATCAAGACAGACAGGCATTTGTCCAGCAAATGCTGATAACTTTACTCTCAAGGTTATTATTACCTCCTTGTtcaaaatatcagttttaattTCAGCCGATGGCAAACTTGATTACTTTAAGGAAGTGTTGTCCTGCTCTCAAGGTTCTTGTTACATTTATTGATTAAAACCAGCAAAGTAACACCGAGATTCAGTCTCAGCCGTCTCTAGTGCCAAATGTGAATGGCTTTACAGAAGTATGTCACACATTAACAAGAATGAAACTAGGACTTGCAGTGGCATCAAAAAAGTATATTCATAGTTCAAATGTGCCAAATTGGAGAACAAAACCAAAGTTGTAAAAGTTGCTTGTCAGTTAATATTCACTTCATAGAATAGTGACACCTAATTATCTACAATGTCCTGTTACAGAAACGCTCAAACCAAACACTGTCAATTACATGCTGTACTGTGACGTGCTGTCTGATTCCAGACAAAGCCCTTTGGCTTCACACAAGTTTGAATTACAGAAGAAAAAGATCAAAAGGCACAATTTTCAGCTAATACACATCAGAGAGCTATGACTTGTTAGCTGCAGCCAAACACATCAAAGCCCGGTTAAAGCTGACGCCCAGTTTCTCCCTGGATGGAGGCGATGCGCTCAAATGGTCAGAAGATCAAGGAAGGTTTTGAGCACACAGCTGAGCGAACTTGCTCATTAGATAAAGGGAAAATATCAAAGGAGGGAATAACATTAAAGATGCACAATGTAAAGACTGTGGAGATGGATTTTTGAGGACACTTTGGGCTCGGATGCTTGTAAGCCATGATTGTAATATGACTCTTTTACTGTAATGATACTGTAAGGATTCTTTAATTAATACTCttgtcttctgtttttttttttttcagttttgacAGATTCAATCATATATGTCGATGTCTTATCCAGTTTATGGTCATTTGCCTTTGATATTTATGTTATGAATTTGCTTTTGAAAGGTCACGTGTGGCCCTCAGGTTTGTAACTGTcattcagtatttaaatgatccATTCGCTCACTCTGCACTTTCTCCCTCGCCAGCTCTCTTCCTCTTTCTGCTGCATCTATGTTATTATTTCTGCAGAAAGATGAGCTCAAATTGACAATATGATTGCAATAGAAGCTTTCATTattgtgaagaaaagtaggaGGCTCTCTGTAATTGATGTTGCCGTGGTGAATTGCAATAATGGAGCATAAGTGATGTCTCTGTCTCTCTATTGTTGTAGGCTATCTGGTGTCGCTGCATGTGGAGCATGCTCTTAACTCAGAGTCAACAAACTCATAGTTGACAGAACCAACTTTAAAGTCCCAAATATTAAACTCTGACTTTCTCCTCTCATGGTTTGTTGACTTTGAGTTAATACTTAAATTGAGTGTTTGTTGAACTGCCTACAGTATCTGAAATAAAtccaacttttttatttttgtgttcacATTTGTGAATGACGAGAGATTTATGACTGTGACGAAGAGTAATCTGGGTTAGAAATCTCGTAGAATCCCCTATCCTGCCTTCAACAGCCAACCAGTCCACTATGTTCCCCAGTAATAATCATCAGTGTTGTGCAATGAATCTTGGGATATGCTGAGCTGTGAACGATCCATCCACTGTAGCTGTCTTAGCCTGGAAAAAATGACACATTTCTGG
Coding sequences:
- the apoda.1 gene encoding apolipoprotein Da, duplicate 1, producing MKLYFVLVFGLVLPLIRAQVPHWGPCPEPGVQPAFSLKQFMGRWFEIAKLPAQFEKGRCIETNFTLRTDNSIRVASSEILKGEVRKIEGTGVIEDMKNPAKLGITYSYVLPYSPYWIVSTDYVNFALVYSCTDVLRLFHVDFAWILGRNRSLPDATIEKARDTFATNNIDVTRMIPSRQQGCVKTL